The genomic DNA CCGATCCCGCCGCCAACCTCGTCGGCCCGGGCTGCGCGGCCTACGCCGAGCAGGTGCCCTCGGGCCCCGGTTCGGTTGCGGGCATGGCGATGGACCCGGTCGCCACCGCCGCGTCCAACAACCCGATGCTCAAGACGCTCACCTCGGCGCTCACGGGCAAGCTCAACCCCAACGTGAACCTGGTCGACACGCTCAACGGCGGCGAGTTCACCGTGTTCGCGCCGACCGACGAGGCGTTCGCGAAGATCGATCCGGCCACGCTCGAGACGCTCAAGACCGACACGGATCTGCTGACCAGCATCCTGACCTACCACGTCGTGCCCGGCCCCGGTGCCGCACCGGCCGACGTCGCGGGTGAGCACAAGACGGTGCAGGGTGCCAACGTCACCGTCACCGGCGAGGGCGAGAGCCTGAAGGTCAACGACGCCGGCCTGGTGTGCGGTGGCGTGCAGACCGCCAACGCGACGGTCTACATGATCGACACCGTCCTCATGCCGCCGGCCGCCGGCTAGATCCACCCCTGAACCCACGAGTGGCGTCCCGGCGCATCATCCCCGTGCTCGCGCCGGGGCGCCTCTCGTGCCCCACCGAACCATCGAACGAAACCAATCGAAGGGTGCTACCGCAATGAACCTGATGGACCACACCAAGAAGGCCGTGACGGGCGCCTCGATCGCTGGCATGGCGTTCGCAGGAATCCTCCTCTCGAGCGGCACCGCCGCTGCTGATCCCGCAGCCGGACTCGTCGGCCCGGGCTGCGCAGGCTACGCCGCGCAGAACCCCGTGGGCCCCGGCTCCGTTGCCGGCATGTCGATGGA from Mycolicibacterium arabiense includes the following:
- a CDS encoding fasciclin domain-containing protein, yielding MNSAHRRVIAAASLSAIAAFGAVACSSETANETSSSASSASSSVMSSSSSSAPSSSAMADPAANLVGPGCAAYAEQVPSGPGSVAGMAMDPVATAASNNPMLKTLTSALTGKLNPNVNLVDTLNGGEFTVFAPTDEAFAKIDPATLETLKTDTDLLTSILTYHVVPGPGAAPADVAGEHKTVQGANVTVTGEGESLKVNDAGLVCGGVQTANATVYMIDTVLMPPAAG